In the Phenylobacterium soli genome, AGGTCCCGCTCGTGGCGGTCCTTGATGCGCAGCATCTCCTGGCCGTAGTCGTCGTAGCGGCCGCTCTCGCGCCACAGGTCGGCAAGCTGCAGCGTCGGCATCAGGACCTCGACCGCGCCGGCGCGGTTCATCTCCTCGCGCACGACCTGCTCGATCTTCTTCAGCACCTTCAGGCCGATCGGCAGCCAGGCGTAGATGCCGGCCGCCTCCTGGCGGATCAGGCCGGCGCGCAGCATCAGCTGGTGCGAGACGATCTGGGCGTCGGACGGCGCCTCGCGCAACGTCGGCATGAAGTAACGCGAAAGACGCATGGGACTCCCTTTGGTCAGCGAGCGGCTCTGATAGCCTTCCGCGACCGAGCTTGGCAACGCGCCGGCGGCGCGGCCCTCGCTCTACTTGGGTCCGAAGACGTTGGGCAGCGGCACCAGATGGTACTGCACCACAACCCACAACACCGCGAAAACGATCGCCGAGATCCAGGTCGTGGTGAAGAACTTCCGCTTCAGGTTCGGATTGACCGGCGCGCCGGGATCCCCGCCGTCACCCTTGTCGATGCCGGCCTCGGCATGGCTGACCACGCCTAGCGGCAGGATGGCGAACAGCAAGGTCCACCAGATGGTCAGGTAGATCGCGATCCCCGTGAAGAGGCCCATCGGTGAGCTCCCCCAAGGACGCCCGGCCGGGCGTCCGTTGGCCTAAGGTTGGCCTCGCATCCTACGGGTGCGAGGTGGGAGTCTCCATCAGCTCGACGAGGACTCCGCCCATGTCCTTCGGGTGGACGAAGATCACCGGCACGCCGTGCGCCCCGATCCGCGGCTTGCCGCCGTTGAGGACCGCAGCGCCCTTCGCGACCAGGTCGTCGCGGGCGGCCTCGATGTTCTCCACCTCGAAGCAGACATGGTGTTGCCCGCCCTTTGGGTTTTTTTCAAGGAAGGCCCGCACCGGCGAGGTCTCGCCATAGGGCTCGATCAGCTCGATCTGGCTGTTGGGCAGGTTGACGAAGCACACCCACACGCCCTGCTCTTCCATGACGAACTTCTCGCCGATGGAGGTGGCGCCCAGGATGTCGCGGTAGAGCTTCACCGACTCCTCGATCGAAGGAGTGGCGACGCCGACGTGATTGAGCTTTCCGATCATGGCGTCCCTATACGCTCCCGGCCGCGCCGAGGCGAGATTCACCCAAGGGCAGGGCTGCGTTGGCCGCTGGGGCGCAGGGCCGCGGCGAAGCGTCGCCCGACCGTCAGGACGAGCCCGGCCGCAGTCGCCAGCCAGACGGCGAGCGCCACCCAGACCATCGTTTCCGCCACCAGTCGCAGTGGCGCGAACTCCGCCGCCAGCCCCAGCCGCAGGCTCGCCAGGGCGTACATGCCGAGCGGGAACACCAGGCTCCACATCATCGGCGTGTAGGTGATCGGGACCCGCCGCACGCCGTGCTTCCAAATCCCGAACAGCACCAGCAGGGGGATCCACCAGGTCGCCCATATCCACATGATCAGGGTCACCCCGTCGATGAATGGGCGCATCGACTGCAGGAACGGCACGCCGCTCCGGGTGAGGAGGAGCATGGACCCGGCATTGGTGCTGATCGCCGCCGCGCCCATCACCACCCAAAGCAGCGGAGTCGCGTCCTCCGGCCTGATTTCGAAGAAGAAGATCCGGTAGCAGAACAGGGTGATGAAGATGCCGTAGAGCGCCAGGCCGACGCCCCACAGCATGTGGATGAGGACGAACAGGGCCGGCGCCAGGTCCCCCTGGGCCGGGATGATCCGCGCGCCGAGGATGGCCAGGGACTGGGTCCCGACGATTGCGATCAGCCAGCCGCCGTGCACGACGTTGGCGTCGTGGGCGGTGTTCAGGAAGGTGAGCACAGCAAAGCTCAGGTAGATCAGGACGACCCACGCCGCGAGCGCCAGGGCCCACAGGGCGGTGGCCGCAGCGCCGTATCCGCGCAGGTCGAGCCCGACGCCGAGGACGTCGGAGCCCGCCACAAGCGTGAAGAAGGCGAACACCAGGCGCGGATTGGTCAGGTCGGCCCACAGCCGCTGGCGATGGCGCAGCACCCGCCAGAGGCTGAGCGCGGCAAGCGCCGGATAGGCCGTGGCCGCGACCGCGAACAGCGCGCCGGACAGCCGCCGATGATCCTCGAGCCACAGGGTGTTGGAGATAATCCCGGTCGCCATCACCAGGGCGAAGCACCCCGGGAACAGCGCCGCAGCCTCGCCGTTGAGCCACTCGGCCAGGCGGCGGGCCAGCGGGGGCGCGGCGATGTGCTCGGCGTTCGGACTCATCGGCCGAAGTCTAGGCGATCAGGCCGCGTCCGGATTGTTGTTTGTCAATCGCCGCCCAGGCGTCAGATCCGCAACACCGTGGTCTCGACGACCGGACGGCGACCCCAGATACGCTGGCTCGCTTTCTTCACCGCCCGCGACATGGCCGTCTCAATCTCGCTGTCGAGTTCGCGCTGCTCGCCCTTGAGACGGCCCAGGGCCTGCTCGGCCTCCTCCGCCAGATCGTCCAGCACGTCGTCGAGCGGATAGTCCTCGTCCGTCGGCAGGCCGAGCGCCCTCACCTGGGGCCCCGAGACGATGCGACCACGACCGTCCAGGGCCACCGAGACCGCGACGACCCCGTTGAACGCCGCGTGCCGGCGCTCGCGCAGTGCTTCGCCGTTCTCCGGCGTCAGCACGCCCGCGTCGACATAGAGCCGGCCCGACGGGACCTCGTCGACGATGTCGGCCCGGCCGGGCGCCAGGCGCACCATGTCGCCATTGCGCGGCGCGAGCTGCTGGGGGATCTGCAGGTCGGCGGCGAAGGCGCAGTGCTCGAGCAGGTGGCGTCGCTCGCCGTGGGTCGGCACCGCGATGGTCGGCCGCGCCCAGCGGTACATGTCCGCCAGCTCGTCGCGGCACGGGTGGCCGGAGACGTGGATGCCCGGATGGTCGCGCTCGGTGTAGAGGCGCACCCCCCGGTCCGCGAGCTTGTTCTGAAGGTTGCGGATCGGGATCTCGTTGCCGGGGATCACCCGGCTGGAGAACAGGCAGCTGTCCCCTGCCCCCAGGCTCACATGCGGATGGGTGCCGTCGGCGATGCGGGCGAGCGCGGCGCGCGGCTCCCCCTGGCTGCCGGTGCAAAGGTACAGCACCTTGTCCGGCGGGAACTTGTTGGCCTCGCTCTCCTCGAGGAAGGGCTGCAGGTCCTCCATCAGGCCGACGGACTTCGCGGCAGCCGCCATGCGGCGCATCGAGCGACCGACGAGGCAGACGCGACG is a window encoding:
- a CDS encoding tellurite resistance/C4-dicarboxylate transporter family protein: MSPNAEHIAAPPLARRLAEWLNGEAAALFPGCFALVMATGIISNTLWLEDHRRLSGALFAVAATAYPALAALSLWRVLRHRQRLWADLTNPRLVFAFFTLVAGSDVLGVGLDLRGYGAAATALWALALAAWVVLIYLSFAVLTFLNTAHDANVVHGGWLIAIVGTQSLAILGARIIPAQGDLAPALFVLIHMLWGVGLALYGIFITLFCYRIFFFEIRPEDATPLLWVVMGAAAISTNAGSMLLLTRSGVPFLQSMRPFIDGVTLIMWIWATWWIPLLVLFGIWKHGVRRVPITYTPMMWSLVFPLGMYALASLRLGLAAEFAPLRLVAETMVWVALAVWLATAAGLVLTVGRRFAAALRPSGQRSPALG
- a CDS encoding ribonuclease J, whose protein sequence is MAKTGSEDELVFLPLGGSNEIGMNFNLYGFGPAYDRRWIVVDLGVTFGDQTTPGVEVILPDPAFIEEYADRILGIVLTHAHEDHIGAVAWLWPRLKAPIYATPFTAFILREKLREADILDEVSITEVPLGGRFELGPFALELITLTHSIPEPNGLAIKTPLGTVLHTGDWKIDPDPLLGGPTDVETITRLGDEGVLAMVCDSTNVFVDGRAGSEAEVRETLMPLIAGLKGKVAVACFASNVARMDSVARSAEAAGRRVCLVGRSMRRMAAAAKSVGLMEDLQPFLEESEANKFPPDKVLYLCTGSQGEPRAALARIADGTHPHVSLGAGDSCLFSSRVIPGNEIPIRNLQNKLADRGVRLYTERDHPGIHVSGHPCRDELADMYRWARPTIAVPTHGERRHLLEHCAFAADLQIPQQLAPRNGDMVRLAPGRADIVDEVPSGRLYVDAGVLTPENGEALRERRHAAFNGVVAVSVALDGRGRIVSGPQVRALGLPTDEDYPLDDVLDDLAEEAEQALGRLKGEQRELDSEIETAMSRAVKKASQRIWGRRPVVETTVLRI
- the mce gene encoding methylmalonyl-CoA epimerase; protein product: MIGKLNHVGVATPSIEESVKLYRDILGATSIGEKFVMEEQGVWVCFVNLPNSQIELIEPYGETSPVRAFLEKNPKGGQHHVCFEVENIEAARDDLVAKGAAVLNGGKPRIGAHGVPVIFVHPKDMGGVLVELMETPTSHP
- a CDS encoding DUF1467 family protein, with translation MGLFTGIAIYLTIWWTLLFAILPLGVVSHAEAGIDKGDGGDPGAPVNPNLKRKFFTTTWISAIVFAVLWVVVQYHLVPLPNVFGPK